A window of Photobacterium toruni genomic DNA:
CCAATAAAGCCAACTTCGCGCTCAGTTTCAAGACCAGCATCAACAACAATTGCTGCTGTTTGACCAGGATGAAGTGCTGGATGTTTCGCGGCTTTAAAGCTGTAGCTATCTTTTGCTGTTAGCTCAAGAACGGCTTCTAAATCACCTTTAAGATCAAAGAAATCAACTGTGTTAGTTTCAATGTCCCAGTGCTCATCACTACGAGTACCAGCAATAATACCTGCAAGCATCATTTCTTGGCGCATGCCGTTTTCTGCTGATTCTTCAGGAACAAAACGAAGACCAGCTTCAAATAGACGTACACGTGGTTGTTGACGCTTTTGGTTGAATACTACTGTATTTAGTAGGCCAGTCCATAGGCTTAAACGCATTGCTGACATGTCCGCAGAAATTGGGAACGGCAGAATCAATGGTTCAATTTCAGGCACGATAAGTTTTTGTTGTTCCGGCTCTACAAAGCTGTATGTAATTGCTTCTTGGAAACCACGATCAACAAGCAAATCACGTACACGTTTAAGCGGTAAATTCGCTTCTTTATGTAAGTTCATGCTAAGTGCAGCAACAGGCGATTGATTAGGGATATTGTTGTAGCCGAAAATACGACCCACTTCTTCCACTAAATCTTCTTCAATTGCCATATCGAAACGCCATGCAGGTGCCGTTGCTTTCCAGCCAGCATCTGTTGTTTCAACATCACAACCTAGACGTGTTAGGATTTCAACTACTTCTTCAGAAGCAATTGAATGACCTAATAGACGATCTAGTTTTGAACGACGTAGTTCAATTGTTGCAGCTTTAGGTAAATCAGCTTCTGATTCAACTTCAACGATTGGCGCAACTTCACCACCACAGATTTCAATGATAAGTGCTGTTGCACGCTCCATTGCCTTCATTTGCAGTGTTGCATCAACACCACGCTCAAAGCGGTGTGAAGAATCTGTGTGTAGACCGTAGCTACGTGCACGACCACGGATTGCATCAGGTGCAAAGAATGCACACTCAAGTAGTACGTCTTTAGTCTCAGCGTTAACACCAGAGAATTGACCACCGAAAATACCTGCAATTGCAAGTGCTTGAGTGTTATCTGCAATCACTAATGTATTGTCGTTTAATTCTGCTTCATTGCCGTCAAGAAGAGTTAGCTTTTCGCCCTGCTCTGCCATACGAACCACAATACCACCATCGATCTTAGCAAGATCGAATGCGTGCATTGGCTGACCCATTTCAAGCAATACGTAGTTAGTAATATCTACGATTGCATCGATTGAGCGAGTACCACAACGGCGTAGTTTTTCTTGCATCCATAATGGTGTTTCAGCTTGCGCATTAACATTACGAACAATACGACCTAGGTAACGTGGACATGCAGCAGGTGCTGTCACTTCAATTGACATTGTATCAGCCGCTGTTGGCGCAACGATATCAAACTGAGGCTCAGTCACTTCAGCGCGGTTTAATACGCCAACTTCACGAGCAAGACCTGCGATGCTTAGGCAGTCTGCGCGGTTTGCGGTTAGATCAACATCGATAGTGACATCATCAAGACCTAAGAAATCACGGAAATCAGTACCTAGTACTGCATCAGCCGCTAATTCCATAATACCGTCAGACTCAATGTCAATACCTAGCTCTGTGAAAGAACAAAGCATACCATGAGAAGGCTGACCGCGTAATTTTGCCTTCTTGATTTTAAAATCACCAGGAAGAACAGCACCAACAGTTGCCACTGCAACTTTAATACCTTGACGACAGTTAGATGCGCCACAAACGATATCTAGCAGCTCTTCAGCGCCAACATCAACTTTTGTTACGCGTAGTTTGTCAGCGTCTGGGTGTGGAGCACACTCAACAACCTGACCTACTTTAACACCGGTGAATTCACCAGCAACTGCTTCAATACCGTCAACTTCCAAACCAGCCATTGTGATTTGGTGAGCTAGCTCTTCGCTGTTTACTGCAGGATTAACCCACTCGCGTAGCCAAGATTCAGAGAATTTCATAGATTTCTAGCCCCTAGTGCTTACTTGAACTGTTTTAGGAAACGTAAGTCGTTCTCAAAGAACGCACGTAAATCGTTAACGCCGTAACGAAGCATAGTTAGACGCTCAACGCCCATACCAAATGCAAAGCCTGAATATTTTTCAGGATCGATGTTAACTGAACGAAGTACATTAGGGTGAACCATACCGCAGCCCAAAACCTCTAACCACTTACCATTCTTACCTTTAACGTCAACTTCAGCAGAAGGTTCAGTGAATGGGAAGAATGAAGGACGGAAACGTACTTCAACTTCTTCTTCAAAGAAGTTACAAAGGAAATCGTGAAGAATACCTTTCAACTGTGCAAAGTTTACATTTTCATCAACTAACATACCTTCCACTTGGTGGAACATTGGTGTGTGAGTTTGATCGTAATCATTACGGTAAACACGACCAGGCGCAATAAAGCGGAATGGCGGTTGACCATTTTCCATAGTACGGATCTGAACACCAGAAGTATGCGTACGTAGCATTAGATCTGGGTTAAAGAAGAACGTATCGTGGTCTGTACGTGCAGGGTGATCTTCTGCAATGTTTAATGCATCGAAGTTGTGGAAAGCATCTTCAATTTCAGGACCCGCTTCAGTTGTAAAACCAAGCTCACCAAAGAAACTTTCAATACGTTCAATGGTGCGTGTCACTGGGTGCAGACCACCATTTTCAATACGGCGACCTGGTAAAGAAACATCAACAGTCTCAGCCGCTAGCTTAGCTTCAAGCTCAGCACGTTGTAGACCATCTTTACGCTCAACAAGTAATGTTTGCACTACTTGTTTTGCTTTATTAATTTCTTGACCAGCAGTGCGACGCTCTTCTGGTGGTAATTTACCTAGGGCTTGTAGTTGAAGAGTTAAATAACCCTTCTTGCCTAGAAATTGAACTCGAACTTCGTCCAGAGCGACTGATGAATCAGCCTGCTCAATAGCTGCCGTTGCGTTGGCAATAATCTCGTCTAGATGTTGCATCGTATCCTCATCCACCCACAGGTGGCGTCCTTAAGGGAGATATAAAATCGCATAACGATACATACTAAAGAAAGCAGCGTCTAAAACCAAATTGAATCGTAATAAAACAGTAAGTTTGGACGAAAAAAAAACGTCTTTGACCATTAAAATCTAAAATTGTGCTTTTTAAGTACACTAAAGGTAACTCTCAGTAGACTATAAAACAGATTTCGCACTCCTATATTTCATTTTTCTCTCTTTATTAAATAATGCAAAAAAAGTAAATTTCAGCAATCTTTATTTTGGAATAATCATTATGGACACTCCAGATTTTTCAGCTTTAATCAAAATGAGTCTTTTTGCGTCTCTACTCTGTTTAGGATTAGTCATACTCGGTAATTATGGCATGTTCTCAAGTATGCCAATTGAAATGAAAGATACCTTAAGTAATCAAACTCATGTCGATTACATTCATGTAATTTACTATGTTGGGTTTAATTTCATTTTTGTTGGTTTTCTTGCTTATTTATTAGTAGGACTAAAACACTCTCAAAAACAAATGAAAACGTATTTAGCTCAACATTAAACATCGTCCTCAGCTCATATTTAAGATCATTTTCCTATTTTTGACGCATAACAGAGCAGGTTATTATTTAATAAATAATAACCTGCTCTGTTATGCGATGAAAATCACCTACATTTTAAATATTTCTTATCAATTTTGTTTTAAAATTACTCTTTTCAGTGTAAATTATGATCAAAATCAATGTTAGGACCCTATAATGAATACTCAAGATCTTGCAGCTCTATCTAAAATTTCAACTATCGCGGCAATTCTTTGTACTGCTCTATTGCTGCTTGGTAATTATGGCCTAGCATCAGCAATGCCGATTGCACCTGAAGATGGTTTTAATTTCATTCATCTAGTCTTCTTTACTGGTTTCAATGCGTTATTCGTTGGCTTCTTAGCGTTTTTACTTAAAACATTAGCTACTGCAAACAAAAAGCGTAATCAACGTTATGCACGCGCATAAATATTAATCAACTTGTTTTTTTAAAGCCAGTCAGTTTCGTTTATCGATAACTTACTGGCTTTTTTATACTCTTTATTTCTACACGACCGGAATACCGCACCTACTCGACTTGTAAGATCGATACGAAGAGAACTTCAATATAACCCTCGTTCTTAATTAAAGTGGCGTTTATTGAATAAATTAAAAACACATATAAGTAATTTAATTACAGAGACAATAAACCATGAACATTAATGTAATGGCGATAACTTCAGATTTTGATAAAGAACTATGCAATATAATTAAACAAGTTGGCGCAGAATTTGGTGCTGTAGGTGAAGGTTTCGGGCCATCGGATACTGAAGTATTAAATATGAGTCACTTTTATCATGATGGTACTAACAGCTTATACTTGGTTGCTTTAGTCGATGGTCAGCTTATAGGCGGATGTGGCATCGCTCCCTTCAATAACAGCAAAACAATCTGCGAACTAAAAAAACTATTTTTATTACCTAGTGGTCGTCAGTTAGGTTTAGGGAAAAAGCTCTCACTTCAATGTTTAGAATATGCAAAAACAAAAGATTTTAAGGAATGTTATCTCGATACACTCTCAAGCATGCAATCAGCAATAAATTTATATGAGGGATTGGGTTTTACTCACCTAGAAATGCCATTAATGGGCACTCTGCATAGTGGTTGTGATATTTGGATGCTAAAGCAGCTATAGAAAAAGAAAAAGAAAAAGAAAAAGAAAAAGAAAAAATAATACCCCAAACGAAAAAAGGAGAGCCGAGGCTCTCCTTTTCAACTTAAAACTAGACTGAAATTACAGTGCAGCTTTCGCCTTTTCCACAAGAACAGTGAAAGTAGCTTTGTCAAATACAGCGATATCAGAAAGGATCTTACGATCGATTTCGATAGACGCTTTCTTAAGACCGTTGATTAGACGGCTGTAAGACATACCATTTTGACGTGCAGCAGCGTTGATACGAGCAATCCAAAGTTGACGGAAAGTACGTTTCTTCTGACGACGGTCACGGTAAGCATATTGACCAGCTTTAGTAACAGCTTGGAAAGCTACGCGGTAAACACGTGAACGTGCACCGTAGTAACCTTTAGCTTGTTTAAGAACTTTCTTGTGACGTGCACGCGCTTGTACACCACGTTTTACGCGAGGCATAGGAGACTCCTAACTAAAATTAAAAAAAATATAAAACTAAAAACGATTAAGCGAACGGAAGCATACGAGCAACTGCAGCCACTTCACACTTAGGAAGGATTGCATTTGGACGAAGCTGACGTTTGTTCTTAGTAGTACGTTTAGTCAGGATGTGACGTTTAGTAGCGTGCTTAAACTTAAAGCCACCAGCTGTTTTTTTGAAGCGCTTAGCAGCGCCACGATTTGTTTTCATCTTTGGCATGAGATGATAACTCCGCATTGTTGATAGTTAATAATCATAGTAATAGGGCGAACAAAAAGTGCTACTTATAGCAGCACTTTTTAGCTACTTGAATGCCGTTATTACTTCTTCTTTGGGGCAAGCATCATGGTCATTTGACGACCTTCTACTCGATTAGGGAAACTTTCACAGATAGCAATCTCTTCAAGTTCAGCCTTAATACGATTAAGAAGTTCAATACCAATACCTTGGTGGGCCATTTCACGACCACGGAAACGTAGTGTGACTTTACCCTTATTGCCCTCTTCTAAAAAGCGAGTCAGGTTGCGTAGTTTTACCTGATAATCGCCTTCGTCTGTACCAGGTCGGAATTTAACTTCCTTGATCTGGATTTGTTTTTGATTCTTCTTTTGCTCTTTAGCAGCCTTGCTCTTTTCGAACAAGTACTTACCATAGTCCATCACACGACAGACTGGTGGCTCGGCATTAGGGCTAATTTCAACTAGATCCACACCAGCATCAAGAGCAACATTAATTGCTTCTTCAATAGAAACAACACCGACTGATTCGCCGTCAAGGCCAGTTAGACGAACTTCACGTACGCCACGAATTTCATCATTCAGACGATGCGCGTTTTGCTTAACTGGTGCCTGGGTTCTTTTTCCGCCTTTAATACCTTATTCCTCCACAACATTGAGCTTACGATTGCTGATCTCTTCTTGCATAAATGCAATCAGTTCATCAATCTTAAATTTACCCAAATCTTTACCCTTGCGAGTACGAACTGCTACTACGCCTGCTTCGACTTCTTTGTCACCGCAAACGAGCATGAAAGGCACTCGCTTCAAAGTATGTTCGCGGATTTTAAAGCCAATCTTCTCATTTCTCAAGTCCGCATTGACTCTAATTCCACTTTTTTTCAATTTTTCTACAATTTCTTGCACATATTCTGCTTGAGAGTCAGTAATATTCATCACTACAGCTTGTTGAGGCGCCAACCATGTTGGGAAGAAGCCTGCATAATCTTCGATAAGAATACCGATGAAACGCTCTAATGAACCAAGAATTGCACGGTGAATCATAACCGGTGTGTGGCGTTCGTTATCTTCACCTACATATGTAGCGCCTAAACGCTCAGGTAATGCGAAGTCAAGCTGAACAGTACCACACTGCCATGCGCGATCAAGGCAATCGTGAAGTGTAAACTCGATCTTAGGACCGTAGAATGCACCTTCACCTTCTTGAATGTCAAATGGAATTTCCATTGATTCAAGCGCGGTAACTAAATCGGCTTCAGCCTTGTCCCACATTGCATCAGAACCTACACGTTTTTCAGGACGAGTAGATAATTTAACAACAATGTTATCAAAACCAAATGTCTTGTACGTATCATACACCATTTCGATGCAAGATGTAACTTCTTGTTGTACTTGTGCTTCTGTACAAAAAATATGCGCATCATCTTGGGTGAAACCACGAACACGCATAATACCATGAAGTGAACCTGAAGGCTCATTACGGTGACAAGAACCAAACTCTGCCATACGTAATGGTAAATCACGGTATGACTTAAGACCTTGGTTAAAGATCTGTACGTGACCAGGACAGTTCATTGGCTTAATAGCATATTCACGGTTCTCAGAACTTGTTGTGAACATTGCCTCAGCATACTTATCCCAGTGACCAGAACGCTCCCAAAGTACACGGTCCATCATTAATGGACCTTTTACTTCTTGGTAATCATATTCATTCAGTTTTTCACGAACAAATACTTCTAGCTCACGGAAGATAGTCCAACCATTGTGATGCCAGAATACCATACCAGGTGCTTCTTGCTGCATGTGGAACAGATCAAGTTGCTTACCAATCTTACGGTGGTCACGCTTTGCAGCTTCTTCTAAACGTGTTAGATGTGCTTTTAAAGCTTTCTTATCGTGGAATGCAGTACCGTAGATACGTTGTAGCATCTTGTTATCGCTATTACCACGCCAGTATGCACCAGCAACGCTTAATAGCTTGAAGTTTTGGCAGAAACCCATGTGTGGTACGTGAGGACCACGACACATATCAATGTATTCTTCATGATGGTATAGACCTGGACGATCATCACGAGCAACGTTTTCATCTAGGATTTCAATTTTGTACGTTTCGCCACGCGCATCAAACGCATCACGCGCTTCTTGCCAGCTTACGTTTTTCTTCACAACTTGATACTTAGTTTTTGCTAGTTCAAGCATGCGCTTTTCAATAACATCAAGATCTTCTTGCGTTAAAGATTGCTCTAGATCGATATCGTAGTAAAAACCGTTGTCAATTGTAGGACCAATCGCCATTTTTGCTTCAGGGTACAATTGTTTAATTGCATGACCTAGCAAGTGTGCACATGAGTGACGAACGATTTCAAGACCATCAACATCATCTTTTACTGTGATGATTTCTAGGCTTGCATCATTTTCAATAAGGTCACAAGCATCAACACGAACACCATCAACACGCCCTGCAATGGTTGCTTTCGCAAGACCAGGACCGATTGAAAGTGCAACATCCATAGTTGATACAGCGTCGTCGAATTGACGTTGACTACCGTCAGGAAGAGTAATAACAGGCATTTAAATATCCTTAAACAGTGGTGCCACACACCAAGTAGCACATGTTGAGTTAATAAAGCTTTTAGAGAAGCTTTCTATGAATAAAAGTGTTTTTACTTTGATGCCGCAATACAGAGCTACATGCTAAGGTAAAAACAGGAGGGACACTATACAAACGGTAACAAGATATTGCAAAGGATCC
This region includes:
- the pheS gene encoding phenylalanine--tRNA ligase subunit alpha; translation: MQHLDEIIANATAAIEQADSSVALDEVRVQFLGKKGYLTLQLQALGKLPPEERRTAGQEINKAKQVVQTLLVERKDGLQRAELEAKLAAETVDVSLPGRRIENGGLHPVTRTIERIESFFGELGFTTEAGPEIEDAFHNFDALNIAEDHPARTDHDTFFFNPDLMLRTHTSGVQIRTMENGQPPFRFIAPGRVYRNDYDQTHTPMFHQVEGMLVDENVNFAQLKGILHDFLCNFFEEEVEVRFRPSFFPFTEPSAEVDVKGKNGKWLEVLGCGMVHPNVLRSVNIDPEKYSGFAFGMGVERLTMLRYGVNDLRAFFENDLRFLKQFK
- the infC gene encoding translation initiation factor IF-3, which encodes MKGGKRTQAPVKQNAHRLNDEIRGVREVRLTGLDGESVGVVSIEEAINVALDAGVDLVEISPNAEPPVCRVMDYGKYLFEKSKAAKEQKKNQKQIQIKEVKFRPGTDEGDYQVKLRNLTRFLEEGNKGKVTLRFRGREMAHQGIGIELLNRIKAELEEIAICESFPNRVEGRQMTMMLAPKKK
- the rplT gene encoding 50S ribosomal protein L20 encodes the protein MPRVKRGVQARARHKKVLKQAKGYYGARSRVYRVAFQAVTKAGQYAYRDRRQKKRTFRQLWIARINAAARQNGMSYSRLINGLKKASIEIDRKILSDIAVFDKATFTVLVEKAKAAL
- the thrS gene encoding threonine--tRNA ligase, with amino-acid sequence MPVITLPDGSQRQFDDAVSTMDVALSIGPGLAKATIAGRVDGVRVDACDLIENDASLEIITVKDDVDGLEIVRHSCAHLLGHAIKQLYPEAKMAIGPTIDNGFYYDIDLEQSLTQEDLDVIEKRMLELAKTKYQVVKKNVSWQEARDAFDARGETYKIEILDENVARDDRPGLYHHEEYIDMCRGPHVPHMGFCQNFKLLSVAGAYWRGNSDNKMLQRIYGTAFHDKKALKAHLTRLEEAAKRDHRKIGKQLDLFHMQQEAPGMVFWHHNGWTIFRELEVFVREKLNEYDYQEVKGPLMMDRVLWERSGHWDKYAEAMFTTSSENREYAIKPMNCPGHVQIFNQGLKSYRDLPLRMAEFGSCHRNEPSGSLHGIMRVRGFTQDDAHIFCTEAQVQQEVTSCIEMVYDTYKTFGFDNIVVKLSTRPEKRVGSDAMWDKAEADLVTALESMEIPFDIQEGEGAFYGPKIEFTLHDCLDRAWQCGTVQLDFALPERLGATYVGEDNERHTPVMIHRAILGSLERFIGILIEDYAGFFPTWLAPQQAVVMNITDSQAEYVQEIVEKLKKSGIRVNADLRNEKIGFKIREHTLKRVPFMLVCGDKEVEAGVVAVRTRKGKDLGKFKIDELIAFMQEEISNRKLNVVEE
- a CDS encoding GNAT family N-acetyltransferase; protein product: MNINVMAITSDFDKELCNIIKQVGAEFGAVGEGFGPSDTEVLNMSHFYHDGTNSLYLVALVDGQLIGGCGIAPFNNSKTICELKKLFLLPSGRQLGLGKKLSLQCLEYAKTKDFKECYLDTLSSMQSAINLYEGLGFTHLEMPLMGTLHSGCDIWMLKQL
- the rpmI gene encoding 50S ribosomal protein L35, with the protein product MPKMKTNRGAAKRFKKTAGGFKFKHATKRHILTKRTTKNKRQLRPNAILPKCEVAAVARMLPFA
- the pheT gene encoding phenylalanine--tRNA ligase subunit beta, giving the protein MKFSESWLREWVNPAVNSEELAHQITMAGLEVDGIEAVAGEFTGVKVGQVVECAPHPDADKLRVTKVDVGAEELLDIVCGASNCRQGIKVAVATVGAVLPGDFKIKKAKLRGQPSHGMLCSFTELGIDIESDGIMELAADAVLGTDFRDFLGLDDVTIDVDLTANRADCLSIAGLAREVGVLNRAEVTEPQFDIVAPTAADTMSIEVTAPAACPRYLGRIVRNVNAQAETPLWMQEKLRRCGTRSIDAIVDITNYVLLEMGQPMHAFDLAKIDGGIVVRMAEQGEKLTLLDGNEAELNDNTLVIADNTQALAIAGIFGGQFSGVNAETKDVLLECAFFAPDAIRGRARSYGLHTDSSHRFERGVDATLQMKAMERATALIIEICGGEVAPIVEVESEADLPKAATIELRRSKLDRLLGHSIASEEVVEILTRLGCDVETTDAGWKATAPAWRFDMAIEEDLVEEVGRIFGYNNIPNQSPVAALSMNLHKEANLPLKRVRDLLVDRGFQEAITYSFVEPEQQKLIVPEIEPLILPFPISADMSAMRLSLWTGLLNTVVFNQKRQQPRVRLFEAGLRFVPEESAENGMRQEMMLAGIIAGTRSDEHWDIETNTVDFFDLKGDLEAVLELTAKDSYSFKAAKHPALHPGQTAAIVVDAGLETEREVGFIGTIHPELERKFGLNGRTIAFEVEWDAINKRDLPEAVTLSKFPANRRDIAVVVNDDVAANDIIAACRDNGGELLKAVNLFDVYTGKGVDDGQKSLAIALTLQSTERTLEEADIAAAVESIVNALTEKFDASLRD
- a CDS encoding phenylalanyl-tRNA synthetase subunit alpha; translation: MNTQDLAALSKISTIAAILCTALLLLGNYGLASAMPIAPEDGFNFIHLVFFTGFNALFVGFLAFLLKTLATANKKRNQRYARA